The proteins below are encoded in one region of Pontibacter deserti:
- the egtB gene encoding ergothioneine biosynthesis protein EgtB has product MKAISTSLTDLLTRFQRIRNQTENICKPLEPEDTVVQPMVDVSPPKWHMAHTTWFFEEFVLKPYLPKYKVFHSNYSYLFNSYYNSVGNRVQRAERSTLTRPPLRDIYQYRSHVNEHLTKLLENPDERTLKEMLPVLELGLQHEQQHQELLLTDIKYILSTNPLLPAYTSAHELEKAEYVPATYLDVPGGIYRIGYQGNDFCFDNELGVHEVLIQDFQVMNRLVTNGEYLNFMEDGGYVDFRFWLDEGFSLSKTSNWESPLYWVNKNGRWLRYSLHGLQELDLNAPVSHISFYEANAYANWAGKRLLTEYEWEAATQAYPPHQGNFSDNGLLEPTAASPNQNGMQQLYGDAWEWTYSAYHPYPGFSTAPGALGEYNGKFMINQMVLRGGSCATPSDHIRTTYRNFFHPDKRWQFTGIRLANK; this is encoded by the coding sequence ATGAAAGCTATCAGCACGAGCTTAACAGATCTGTTAACCCGGTTTCAAAGAATCAGGAATCAGACAGAGAATATCTGTAAACCCCTGGAACCTGAAGATACAGTGGTGCAGCCAATGGTGGACGTGAGTCCACCCAAATGGCATATGGCACATACTACGTGGTTCTTCGAAGAGTTTGTGTTAAAACCTTATTTACCGAAGTATAAAGTATTCCATTCAAACTATAGCTACCTCTTTAACTCATACTATAACAGCGTGGGCAACCGGGTACAACGCGCCGAACGCAGCACATTAACCCGCCCGCCACTCCGCGACATTTATCAGTACCGCAGTCATGTAAACGAGCACCTGACAAAGCTTCTGGAGAATCCTGATGAGCGCACCCTGAAAGAGATGCTGCCTGTGCTGGAACTTGGCCTGCAGCACGAACAACAACACCAGGAACTGCTGCTCACCGACATTAAATATATTCTCAGTACCAATCCATTATTACCTGCTTATACTTCCGCACATGAACTTGAAAAGGCTGAATATGTACCTGCTACTTACCTGGATGTGCCTGGCGGAATTTACAGAATTGGTTACCAGGGAAATGACTTCTGTTTTGATAATGAACTGGGGGTGCATGAAGTTTTGATACAGGATTTTCAGGTAATGAACCGGCTGGTTACGAATGGTGAGTACCTGAACTTTATGGAAGATGGCGGTTATGTTGATTTCAGGTTTTGGTTAGATGAAGGCTTTAGCTTATCTAAAACATCAAACTGGGAATCACCGCTTTACTGGGTAAACAAAAACGGCAGATGGCTCCGTTACTCCTTACATGGTTTACAGGAACTTGACCTGAACGCACCGGTTAGTCATATCAGTTTTTATGAAGCCAATGCTTATGCCAACTGGGCCGGTAAGCGCTTGTTAACCGAGTATGAATGGGAAGCTGCAACACAGGCTTACCCACCGCATCAGGGCAATTTTTCAGATAACGGTTTACTGGAGCCAACTGCTGCCAGTCCTAACCAAAACGGAATGCAGCAACTATACGGTGATGCATGGGAATGGACCTATAGCGCGTATCATCCCTATCCCGGTTTTTCTACTGCCCCGGGAGCACTGGGCGAGTATAATGGCAAGTTTATGATCAACCAGATGGTATTACGCGGCGGCTCCTGCGCTACACCTTCAGACCACATCCGAACCACCTATCGCAACTTTTTTCATCCGGATAAGCGCTGGCAATTCACTGGCATCAGGCTGGCTAACAAATAA